From Triticum aestivum cultivar Chinese Spring chromosome 7B, IWGSC CS RefSeq v2.1, whole genome shotgun sequence:
gtcgccaaggacttgtgggaggcgctcgaatctaaattcggggccgccgatgcagggagcgagatgtatattatagagcagttccacgattacaagatggttgaaaaccgtcctgtattggagcaggctcatgagataatatgcattgttaaggaacttgagcttctcaagtgcgagttaccgggcaagtttgtcgcgggttgcataatcgctaagctccctaattcctggaggaactttgccaccactctgaaacatcggaggcgtgaattctctgtggaggatgtcattggccatctgagtgttgagcagaattcgagggcaaaagactcgcacggaaaaggggccgaagggacttctgttgccaacatggtgaaccagaagaacttcaactcccacaagcccaagggaaagaacggtgtccaacacaataccgactttaagaagaagggtaagaagaccttcaagaagaacaagaaggacgagggctgctttacttgtggttcggttgaacattgggccaacaagtgcccaaacaagtacaagaagtcaggacaggactccaagtctgtcaacatgattgtgggcaacaatgagaatggtgcatctgggtacggtaatttatttactgttttttcagtgtttcaacccaacgattggtgggtggacacaggtgcaggtgttcatgtgtgtgctgacatttcattgttcacttcttaccaggtcacaggtcacgggtccgtattgatggggaatggcgcgagtgcttctgttcatggtgttggcacggtcgatctgaagtttacttcgggaaggatcgtgcagctgaagaacgtgcagcatgtccccgccatcaagaagaacctcgttagtggctcccttctatgtagagaagggtttcagttggttttcgagtctaataaattagttgttacaaaatatggactctttgttggaaaaggttatgagagcgaagggatgttccgcctttccctagcagatttttgtaataaagtcgtgaaccatattcattcgaatgttaatgaatctgaagtttggcattcacgtctttgtcacattagttttggtgttatgacacggctagccaagttggatttaatcccgagtttcactttagccaaaggttctaagtgcctttcatgtgtgcaagctaagcaacctcgcaagcctcataaggccgcggaggagagacacctggcaccattagaactcatacattctgatctttgcgagatgaatggtgtgttgactaaaggtggaaagagatacttcatgacattgatagatgattccactagatattgctatgtgtatctgttaaatactaaagatgaggctctgcactactttaaaatctataaggcagaagttgaaaatcaacttgaaaagaaaattaaacgagtccggtcagatcgtggtggagagtacttctcgagtgagtttgattccttctgtgtggaacacggcattattcatgagaggacgcccccctattcaccccagtcaaacggggttgccgagcggaaaaaccgtactctaactgatttggttaacgccatgttagatacatcgggtttatccaaggcatggtgggggaggctatattgacggcatgtcatgtcctgaataaagttccgacaaaggatagtgagatcactccctatgagaaatgggcaaagagaaggacgacactctcgtacttgcgcacttggggctgtttggcgaaagtcaacgtgctgatccccaaaaagcgtaagcttggacataagaccgtggactgcattaatttgggctacgctaagaacagcgttggctatagatttctagtagtgaaatctgaggtacctgaccagaagatcggtacaattatggagtctaaggatgctacattctttgaggatatttttcctatgagagatatgcaaagcacttctagacaggaatctgaggagactcctgaacctgccatccctatggaatattatgaacaaacacatgatgaaaatcccgaggaggatgacgaggaaacccttggtaggggcaagagacaaaggactgcaaagacctttgtgatgatttcttcgtgtacctcgtggatgatactcccacttctatttcagaagcgtatgcctctccagaagctgactactggaaggatgcggtccgtagcgagatggattccatcatggctaacgggacatgggagatcactgaccgtccctatggttgcaaaccactgggatgtaagtgggtgttcaaaaagaagcttaggcccgatggtacgattgaaaagtacaaggctaggcttgtggccaagggctatgaccagcaagaagaggaagatttctttgatacttattcacctgtggctagactgaccaccattcgagtattactctcgttggcggcctcacatggtcttctcgtccatcagatggatgttaagacggcttttctaaatggagagctaaaggaggaaatctacatgcaacagcctgatggctttgttatagatggtcaggaaagaaaggtgtgtaggttgataaaatctttatatggcctgaaacaagcacctaagcaatggcatgataagtttaatacaactctgacatctgttggtttcgttgttaatgaggctgacaaatgtgtatactatcgccatggtgggggcgaaggagttatactgtgcttgtatgttgatgacatactgatattcggaacaaacctcaaagtcattgaggaggtcaaatcgtttctatctcagaactttgagatgaaagaccttggtgtggctgatgttatcttgaacatcaagctactgagagataatgagggtgggatcacacttctgcaatcccattacgttgagaaggtgttgagtcgttttggatattcggactgcacaccatctcaaacaccatatgatcctagcgtattgattcgaaagtccaaaggcatggctaaagatcaattgagatactctcaaatcattggttcactgatgtacctagcgagcgcaacgaggcctgacatcgcgtttgctgtgagcaaactgagccggtttgtttctaaaccgggtgatgtacattggcatgctgttgagagagttatgcgctatctgaaaggtactatgaactatggacttcactataccggatacccgtcggtacttgaagggtatagtgatgcgaattggatctctgatgctgatgagatgaaggccacaactgggtatatgtttactcttggaggtggcgctgtttcctggaagtcttgcaagcaaacgatcttaacgagatcgacaatggaagcagaattaacggcattagacacatctggtgttgaagcgagatggcttcgagatcttttgatggacttgccattggttgataaaccggttccggctatccttatgaactgtgacaatcagactgtcatcaccaaggtgaagagttcaaaggacaacatgaagtccaccaaacacataagaatgagattaaaagctgtcagaaaattaagaaactccggagtggtagcgttggactatgtccatacggctaagaatctggcagatccctttacaaaagggctatcacgtgttgtgatagataatgcatcgagggagatgggtatgagacccacatgagttgccatggtggtaacccaacctatgtgatcggagatcccgtgaactaggacctgggaaaacaagccagtggtgaactgaggagagtaactatactaacccactccgttggagatgcaatactctcgatactgtatggtaggatgactacggtctcaatgtgttccaaagcttataaaagcaagatgctatcctacagagcgatctttggaggaacacacctatatgagcccgactgctggtcacagtctatgagattggggtgatctctagtaagctcatgaataggccaggagtgtgacttatatgctccacccgaggggtcagccttcggcagcctagtactagtaagacatgtagtgaaacttctttacgccaaactgacaattcaaggcatagtccattgttcagttgtgaaggagtgtagccacttgttctaggtgaagttcaaccttaacaggtctttactgaaacactggtatatcgaaacaacaattggaacagaggacacaatgggccctcgagatctggtgggggattgctgaaatctgagatgggctctaggcccatattgcaatttctgaaaaatctctaagggcccatgtgggttatatggcactaggtgtggtgggaagtttagtcccaccccggaagtggaaggagagttggagtggtttataagggtttctcttctacatgctattggagcttgagaagagaagaggccctcgcgcactcctcctccgccgcccgcctcgccacgcctcgcctcgcctcgtcacgacgcgccgcgggttgcgggattgagccgagccgagctcacacctacgcgcttatttttgccagtcactaacggagagttttctgacagctgggccacgatctaagacgtcggatcgtgggctgtcacggactcggacgtgggtcgagcccacgtctctccacgcggctgcgcctataagtatgcggtgtctcctaaccctggccgtcacgaacagatcacatctgctcacgcgcacgcccaccgtcgttcctttgctgctgctgccgccggtgactccatcccgtccgccacgtacacggtcgacgggagagcaggtctccgaaaccacgcccttctggttcctgtacggggtgaggggcgaataggtttttgggcagcgattacgcgactgctcgcttccgatcgtctacttcctctacgtccgcgtcgccttcatcatcaccatgtccaccgacgccgaccgtgccgccgccgagaaagctgaagccgacaagaaggtcgccgaggacgccgctgctgccaccaaagccgcggcctctgcgtggcctactggagggtataactcgtttatcccgctcctgattattttcatattagcagtactagcagtatgtgtagatttgtctactgtttgcttagtacgtgcatgtttagatcagagtcagtacgtcatcaacttagtcaatgccatgctagtgatttactcatggattaatttaatcgagaaattgcctatttactcaacaatccaaaaacctattatgtgtaggaatttctcggcaagtggttTTGCCGCTGCActaaaaccggataagtttaccggtacatacttcaagcgttggcatggctaaagatcaattgagatactctcaaacaCCATATTTGGAtatttggatattcggactgcacaccatctcaaacaccatatgatcctagcgtattgattcgaaagtccaaaggcatggctaaagatcaattgagatactctcaaatcattggttcactgatgtacctagcgagcgcaacgaggcctgacatcgcgtttgctgtgagcaaactgagccggtttgtttccaaaccgggtgatgtacattggcatgctgttgagagagttatgcgctatctgaaaggtactatgaactatggacttcactataccggatacccgtcggtacttgaagggtatagtgatgcgaattggatctctgatgctgatgagatgaaggccacaactgggtatatgtttactcttggaggtggcgctgtttcctggaagtcttgcaagcaaacgatcttaacgagatcgacaatggaagcagaattaacggcattagacacatctggtgttgaagcgagatggcttcgagatcttttgatggacttgccattggttgataaaccggttccggctatccttatgaactgtgacaatcagactgtcatcaccaaggtgaagagctcaaaggacaacatgaagtccaccaaacacataagaatgagattaaaagctgtcagaaaattaagaaactccggagtgatagcgctggactatgtccatacggctaagaatctggcagatccctttacaaaagggctatcacgtgttgtgatagataatgcatcgagggagatgggtatgagacccacatgagttgccatggtggtaacccaacctatatgatcggagatcccgtgaactaggacctgggaaaacaagccagtggtgaactgaggagagtaactatactaacccactccgttggagatgcaatactctcgatactgtatggtaggatgactacggtctcaatgtgttccaaagcttataaaagcaagatgctgtcctacagagcgatctttggaggaacacacctatatgagcccgactgctggtcacagtctatgagattggggtgatctctagtaagctcatgaataggccaggagtgtgacttatatgctccacccgaggggtcagccttcggcagcctagtactagtaagacatgtagtgaaacttctttacgccaaactgacaattcaaggcatagtccattgttcagttgtgaaggagtgtagccacttgttctaggtgaagttcaaccttaacaggtctttactgaaacactggtatatcgaaacagcaattggaacagaggacacaatgggccctcgagatctggtgggggattgctgaaatctgagatgggctctaggcccatattgcaatttctgaaaaatctctaagggcccatgtgggttatatggcactaggtgtggtgggaagtttagtcccaccccgaaagtggaaggagagttggagtggtttataagggtttctcttctacatgctattggagcttgagaagagaagaggccctcgcgcactcctcctccgccgcccgcctcgccacgcctcgcctcgtcacgacgcgccgcgggttgcgggattgagccgagccgagcttacacctacgcgcttatttttgccagtcactaacggagagttttctgacagctgggccacgatctaagacgtcggatcgtgggctgtcacggactcggacgtgggtcgagcccacgtctctccacgcggctgcgcctataagtatgcggtgtctcctaaccctggccgtcacgaacagatcacatctgctcacgcgcacgcccaccgtcgttcctttgctgctgctgccgccggtgactccatcccgtccgccacgtacacggtcgacgggagagcaggtctccgaaaccacgcccttctggttcctgtacggggtgaggggcgaataggtttttgggcagcgattacgcgactgctcgcttccgatcgtctacttcctctacgttcgcgtcgccttcatcatcaccatgtccaccgacgccgaccgtgccgccgccgagaaagctgaagccgacaagaaggtcgccgaggacgccgctgctgccaccaaagccgcggcctctgcgtggcctactggagggtataactcgtttatcccgctcctgattattttcatattagcagtactagcagtatgtgtagatttgtctactgtttgcttagtacgtgcatgtttagatcagagtcagtacgtcatcaacttagtcaatgccattctagtgatttactcatggattaatttaatcgagaaattgcctatttactcagcaACGATCAAGGTTTGTCTGATGGAGTGGACTGTGACGAGGAGATCCAAGAGAGGTCGCCCGAGGGGGAGCGGGCAGGTGAGTTAGCAGAAGATCAGCCGGTTATTACATCTCGGTTGTCAGTCAAGCGTGTGGTAGGGACTGTTGCAAAATTTAATGAATACAAGAGGTGGCTTGTAACTGAAACTGGATTTGGCGGAATTTTGAAGCTGCCAATGCTTGCCAAGCTGGATCTGAGAATGAGTGTTTGGGTCATGAGGAAGGTAAATGCTCGGTGTCGTGTAATTGACATCGATGATGACAAGAAGATTGGATTCACAGCAGAAGATTTCCACAAGGTTTTTGGCATCCCGTGCAGGGACCGAGACGTGTGTGGCAGGGATGCACAAATTGCTTCTCCGGCGATCAATTTCATTAAGAAGACAATCAGTACAGTTGCTTAGAAGACGGCTGAAAGTTTTATAAACAGAGAGTTTTCTGAGGATTCGAGCAAGATTGAAAAGGACTGTTTTTAGATCGCATTCGTCATTTTTGTCATGGGCTACTTGGTAGCGCCGTGTACAAAGTATGACTCCATGACAATTGATTTCTGCAGTGCGCTGGCCAACCCGGAATTGATAGCGCAATTCAATTGGTGTGCGTATGCTATGCAGAAATTGATGTCAGCGGTTGTGAAAGTGTAGAGTGATTATCAAAGCAGAGCAGCAACGGTTCATTTTTTGCCTGTCACCTGCTTTTTCAGGTAGAGTGATTATCAAAGCAGAGCAGCAACCGTTCATTTGTGCATTCTACTGGTAGCACAACTACTGCAGACAAACAGGGGAATCATTAAATTTATTACATGAGATATACCTAATACCGCATTCAACTCGTCAGGGCTTTCTAAACATGGAGTGAGCCGTAGTTTCAGCATATCATCTATAATCAGCTCTGGCAGATTTTTTACTCATCATTCCTTGCCCGCTTGGCTGGGTTGGTGTCATCATCATCGTCGGCAGTGGATCGACGAGTCAACTTTCGTGGTTGACTCGCAGCAGCTGCCCGCCTGGGTGGAGCCATCACCATCAGCGAAGCTATGATCTTCTGGATTATATGTAGCCACTTCTTCCACAGCTGAAAGACCGGATTGCACTTCAGGTTCTTCTTCGAGATCTCCAACTGCAATCGATACGCCATCTCACAAATTTTAGATCTGCATTTTAACTAAGAGAACAAGAGAATGGGCTCTTTTGCTGAATGGTACATTGGTCATTGAACCAAAGAAACTACGAAAAATATTGTAAACTTTGCCGCTGATATTATTTTCACGGAGTTGTTTAATAACATCGCGTGTGTATATCGATATGCTTGTGTGAAGGCCAGTAAACTTTCTCACCACATTTTTCTGTGAGAGCATGGTTGTGATCAGCTCTGAACTCGTTTATATACCAGCCATTGTCAGTTGTTGGAAGCAACCGTATCATCGCGGGGCATCTGCAAATCGGCAGAGCAAGTAATGGAGAGTtattatcttttgtgtgtgtgCCATATGTGTCTCGTCACCTAGGTAGGGGATGAGTTACTGAAATGAAACAAGTACTTACAAAGTAGCCACAAACTATTTCCTGCATGCATTTTGTCCTTTCAACATTTAGCCGGCTTTTGCCATATCTTGCTCCAAACCCAATCTCCCACGAGTAGAGATTGTAATAATCATATGCTTCTCCCAATGTATCAAAGTTGATTCCCACAACAGGAACTATGACAATTTCAGTTTTTTTTCATGCATATATTTGTAATATACCTCCAATGCACTCATCATCGCAGCACATGGGGCCGATCGTCAGGTGCACCGCCAACACGGACTCTGCATCATGCGGAAGTATGTTTCAATGAGTATATGCCATGGACATTTTCCAACTGGAATTCTCAGTATGATTCAAATAATGTAAGAAAATCTTAGCAATTCGAAATGAAACCATTCTTGAACTAGATACTCAATGTCGTAGTGCTATACCTTTTGGCCCAGCGCGCGAGCCCGTCCGCACCATCGCCGCTTTGCTTTGCATGTAAATTTCTGTTTGTTCGGCAGATTTGTTTACGGACTATTGTTTTTCTGCTGAGTACTAGTTTTGTTTTTGCAGTACCTTGATCCGCGCCAAACAACTTTTAGTCCCTCTAACTATCAAGCAAATTCCCATGCTGATCCCTTCAGTTGAGGCCAAGTCACGTTGGCAATGGGGGTGCCGTTGTACATTTAGCATCCCAGTACTAGGATATACAGCGAACTATACCAAGaaatactctctccattcctaaatatactCCTCTTAGAGATttgaatatgaactacatacggatgaatatagatgtattttagagtatagattcactcattttgctccgtatgtagtccatattacaatctctaaaaagacttacatttatgAACGGAGGAGTAGTAGATTAGGCTCAAGTCCAAGACTGGGCTAATTAAGTGTTTTAGAAATAGAAAATTAGGCTCAAAGTCCAAGACTGGGTGTATTAGTGCTGCTGTAGTTGTGGAAAACATTCAATTCTTAGTGAAATCAAATGGATTACATCCTAGGCCCAACTATGCATGTGGGTTTCTATGTGTTTCAAGTTGTGCAGACAACAAATATTATGGGAATTGAGATTATCACCTGTAAGAATGGTCTGAGGATGTTTGTCGCCCATCATGCGGATGAATTCGTTGAACACGCACTTGAAAGTTTCAGCTGTCTCATCCCTAACAAGCACACCACCGAAGATAATGCTCTGAAAGTGGTTGTTAACTCCAACAAACAGCCCAAATGGCATATCATAGAGGTTTGTATGGTATGTTGTGTCAAATGTTAATGCATCTCTGAAATAATGGTACTGCATTCTGTTTGCACCAGTTGACCACAGTAAATTCCTTATCTGACTATCACTGTCTGGTTGTACTCTGTAGTATAAACCAGAATCCTTTGAACCCAATTCTGCAAAGACATCCATAGTTTTCCGAACATCATCGTCTGCTTGATCTTGGCTGATTTCACCACATAGACCCCTCAAAGCCCTATTGGTGAAAGGCACATTATTCATTGAGCCGAAGAAACTACCAATTATGTTGTAAATTTTCCAATGCTGATATTGTTCTCCCTGAGCTGTTTGACAAGGTCTCTTGTATACAGATATATATGTTTATGTGAAGGCCAGTACACCTTTTCACCACATTTATCTGTCAAAGCATGGTTGTGGGATGGTCTATGCTCACTTACGTACCAGTCATTGTCATTTGATCGAAGCAAACGTATCATTGCAGGGCACTCGCATTGGCATGTCCATGCGTTTCCTTTTTTTGGTTTGCCCTGAAAATATGAATCCATTGCCAAATGTTATATTACGTTTCGAGAAAACATATACAACATTTTGGGTAATGATTTTACTTTCA
This genomic window contains:
- the LOC123161021 gene encoding protein FAR1-RELATED SEQUENCE 3, which encodes MIRLLRSNDNDWALRGLCGEISQDQADDDVRKTMDVFAELGSKDSGLYYRVQPDSDSQIRNLLWSTGANRMQYHYFRDALTFDTTYHTNLYDMPFGLFVGVNNHFQSIIFGGVLVRDETAETFKCVFNEFIRMMGDKHPQTILTESVLAVHLTIGPMCCDDECIGGILQIYA